The following coding sequences lie in one Veillonellales bacterium genomic window:
- a CDS encoding radical SAM protein, producing the protein MFYRLHHDCRLVKGASRGAIYDLQSGKVYSINRGAREILSACQEHPLAAVVDSNNPDNECYLKFLDRLTAKKIGALYTYEPEIKTTALPAAPVTLDFLWLELTANCNNRCLHCYATSGPCQQEADLVPHERWLQLITEARQAGATALQLIGGEPLMYKKWQELVLKAETEGFNFIEIFTNATLIDDTCVAFLQQHHVNVATTIYADNADIHDRITQHPGSFDKTMAAIKKILAADIPLRIASIIMKTNEQQADNIMKLCEKLGVEITPPDVVRPTGRGDDRTLLPEHYARPPIKPPFHTDAESFTKAQQYHSCLAGKIAVTADGNIIPCIFARSQMCGNIITSSLAEILNGTPLQQCWYTTKDQVEKCRDCEYRYACADCRPLAQGSDPQKNWLACSCGCNYNPYTGIWE; encoded by the coding sequence ATGTTTTATCGCTTACATCATGACTGCCGATTGGTTAAGGGAGCTTCCCGGGGGGCGATTTATGACTTGCAGTCCGGTAAGGTATACTCCATTAACCGCGGCGCCCGGGAAATTCTGTCTGCCTGCCAGGAACACCCTTTGGCAGCTGTAGTAGATAGCAATAACCCGGATAACGAGTGTTATCTAAAATTTCTGGATCGTCTGACGGCCAAAAAAATCGGTGCCTTATATACCTACGAACCGGAAATAAAAACAACAGCACTTCCTGCCGCCCCGGTTACACTTGATTTTCTCTGGCTTGAGCTTACTGCAAACTGCAATAATCGCTGTCTCCACTGTTATGCCACAAGCGGACCGTGCCAGCAGGAAGCCGACCTTGTTCCCCACGAGCGTTGGCTGCAGCTCATTACCGAAGCCCGTCAGGCCGGCGCAACTGCCCTCCAATTGATTGGCGGAGAACCGCTTATGTATAAAAAATGGCAGGAATTAGTATTGAAGGCGGAAACGGAAGGTTTCAATTTTATTGAGATCTTCACCAATGCTACTTTAATTGACGATACTTGCGTCGCTTTTTTGCAGCAGCATCATGTTAATGTCGCTACAACAATATACGCCGACAACGCTGATATCCATGACCGGATAACACAGCACCCCGGCAGTTTTGATAAAACCATGGCAGCAATCAAAAAAATACTGGCAGCCGACATTCCGCTGCGCATCGCTTCAATTATCATGAAAACAAACGAACAGCAGGCAGATAATATTATGAAGCTTTGTGAAAAGCTGGGAGTTGAAATCACTCCTCCCGATGTTGTCCGACCGACCGGCAGAGGTGACGATCGAACTTTACTGCCTGAGCACTATGCAAGACCGCCTATCAAACCGCCCTTCCATACTGACGCCGAATCCTTCACCAAAGCGCAGCAATACCACAGCTGCCTGGCCGGAAAAATTGCCGTTACGGCCGATGGCAATATAATCCCCTGTATTTTCGCCCGCAGCCAGATGTGCGGCAATATAATTACTTCTTCCCTGGCGGAAATATTAAACGGGACGCCTTTGCAGCAATGTTGGTATACTACGAAAGATCAGGTGGAAAAATGCAGGGACTGTGAATATCGCTATGCCTGCGCCGACTGCCGTCCCTTAGCCCAGGGCAGTGACCCGCAAAAAAATTGGCTTGCTTGCTCCTGCGGCTGTAACTATAATCCTTATACCGGAATTTGGGAATAA